From Triticum aestivum cultivar Chinese Spring chromosome 4A, IWGSC CS RefSeq v2.1, whole genome shotgun sequence, a single genomic window includes:
- the LOC123084403 gene encoding uncharacterized protein gives MASIHINEVAIEASSTERLESQKQGSGNGSSAGADPKLYEFKEQLLLLATLVATVTYVAGLNLPGGSWQQDDSGGYIVGDPILRDTDYRRYLAFYYCNATALATSLVISLILIILPRKSTPWTVVLRAVMALDLLGLMGAYGAGSSRDTFTTVYSGVAFSFLVYVILAVFFSYLWLMARNRASSDPIPLDGYNNEIISDLIPILTNDDGNEIQSDTNLIPPIGFDNEINSDPTSIPILTNRVENQIQSDSIHIPTNGVENQIQANSIRIPANGNGSGAQSSSPSRKHDKEKIDLLMLLATFVVTITYVAGLSPPGGFWSSTQDGHHPSDPVLQARGRFRAFFICNTTSFVASLLIIVLLLEKKLSKTISVRFVALYGLIAVALLGLMGAYAAGSCREADNTIFVLTLTIAVPVCVCLQLLITYTIGWKRCADVHSYVLGWFKKHVSIPRGTSRRRDILHEENTRYLVMLLATLVVTITYQAGLDPPGGLWQDDQYGHKIGHPVLQTTHPTRYRVFFYSNSATFVTSLVVIMMLQSRFLLKRHTLEAALVLDLFGLITAYGAGSTRDVKSSIYIVALAGLVLVYVIVHITIRDHDPEPADDAAVKDLDSKRKLLLLAAILAATLTYQAGLTPPGGFWSSDDKGLGRRSGFPVLLDNYPRRYEAFFYCNALSFMASVTLILLLINPKLYRPGIRCYALYVCMVVGMFSLMGAYAAGSSRHLKTSLYVLTLVGAVLAFIASQVAIFWIIGHNQADTPQADRPDRQLGQGEDGQADDDSNKEKYMLEYLMLLGILAASMTYQTGLKPPGGLWQDNKNGHSAGNPILHDINKHRYHAFFYNNSTSFMASIVVVVMLLPLTTFHNHNLPLWPMHTAILLDMFSLLVAYAAGSNRKWETSRNVILLIIPVLAYIAVYATLSVFYHRKDQSSSNENANSDATDTMTDTTA, from the exons ATGGCCTCCATACACATTAACGAGGTAGCTATAGAAGCATCATCCACCGAGCGTCTGGAGAGCCAGAAACAGGGCAGTGGTAATGGCAGCTCTGCAGGCGCCGACCCAAAACTGTACGAGTTCAAGGAGCAGCTCCTGCTGCTGGCGACTCTGGTTGCAACGGTGACCTACGTCGCAGGGCTGAACCTGCCCGGGGGATCCTGGCAGCAGGATGACTCAGGGGGTTACATCGTGGGTGACCCCATCCTCCGGGACACGGACTACCGCCGGTATCTCGCCTTCTACTACTGCAACGCCACCGCGCTGGCGACATCACTCGTCATCTccctcatcctcatcatcctgCCTAGGAAAAGCACACCCTGGACGGTGGTGTTGCGGGCGGTGATGGCGCTCGACCTACTTGGCCTCATGGGGGCCTATGGCGCTGGGAGTAGCCGGGATACATTCACCACCGTCTACTCGGGGGTGGCCTTCTCCTTTCTGGTGTACGTCATCCTCGCTGTCTTCTTCTCCTACCTCTGGCTTATGGCCAGGAACAGGGCCAGCTCCGACCCCATTCCCCTTGATGGTTACAATAATGAAATCATCTCTGACCTCATTCCCATCCTCACCAATGATGATGGTAATGAAATCCAATCCGACACCAACCTCATACCCCCCATTGGTTTTGATAATGAAATCAACTCTGACCCCACCTCCATCCCCATCCTCACCAATAGGGTTGAGAATCAAATCCAATCCGACTCCATCCACATCCCCACAAATGGTGTTGAGAATCAAATCCAAGCCAACTCCATCCGCATCCCCGCCAATGGTAATGGTAGTGGTGCCCAATCCAGCTCACCCTCCAGGAAGCATGACAAAGAGAAGATTGACTTGTTGATGCTACTCGCAACCTTCGTGGTCACCATCACATACGTGGCCGGGCTTAGCCCTCCTGGTGGTTTCTGGAGTAGCACCCAGGACGGCCACCATCCGAGTGATCCAGTGTTACAAGCACGTGGGAGGTTCCGTGCTTTCTTCATTTGCAACACCACCTCTTTTGTTGCATCCCTGCTCATCATCGTGTTGCTCCTGGAGAAGAAGCTGAGCAAGACCATTTCCGTGCGGTTCGTGGCACTCTATGGGTTGATCGCCGTCGCTCTACTAGGCCTTATGGGGGCATATGCTGCTGGGAGCTGCAGGGAGGCTGACAACACCATATTTGTCCTTACCCTCACCATTGCGGTTCCTGTCTGCGTATGCCTCCAGCTATTGATTACTTACACCATTGGTTGGAAACGATGTGCGGATGTGCATAGTTATGTCTTAGGATGGTTCAAGAAGCATGTCAGCATTCCTCGAG GCACCAGCAGACGCAGGGACATCCTACATGAAGAAAATACTCGCTAtcttg ttatgctccTTGCTACTCTTGTTGTGACCATCACCTACCAAGCTGGACTTGATCCACCGGGCGGCCTCTGGCAGGACGATCAATATGGGCATAAGATTGGCCATCCGGTGCTCCAAACGACACATCCAACTCGTTACAGAGTGTTCTTCTACAGTAATTCGGCAACTTTCGTCACATCCTTGGTCGTCATCATGATGCTCCAAAGCAGATTTTTGCTCAAGCGACACACACTTGAAGCAGCTCTGGTGCTGGACCTTTTTGGTCTCATCACTGCCTAtggcgccgggagcaccagggatGTAAAGTCATCCATCTACATtgttgccttggcggggcttgtcCTCGTCTATGTCATCGTCCATATCACCATAAGAGACCATGATCCTGAGCCAGCGGATGATGCCGCAGTGAAGGATTTGGATAGCAAGCGCAAGTTGCTACTTCTGGCTGCCATCTTGGCTGCTACTCTCACGTACCAGGCAGGTCTCACCCCGCCTGGTGGCTTCTGGTCATCAGATGATAAGGGGCTCGGCCGTCGTTCGGGCTTCCCGGTACTCCTCGACAATTACCCTCGACGTTATGAAGCATTCTTCTACTGCAATGCATTGAGCTTCATGGCATCCGTAACCCTAATCCTTCTTCTCATAAATCCGAAGCTATATAGGCCAGGCATACGTTGTTATGCGCTCTATGTGTGCATGGTTGTTGGCATGTTTAGCCTTATGGGTGCCTATGCTGCTGGAAGCTCACGCCATCTGAAGACCTCCCTCTATGTATTAACATTGGTTGGTGCAGTGTTAGCCTTCATAGCCTCACAGGTAGCAATTTTCTGGATCATCGGTCATAACCAAGCTGACACACCCCAAGCTGATCGACCAGATAGGCAACTCGGACAAGGTGAGGATGGACAAGCAGATGATGACAGCAACAAAGAGAAATATATGCTTGAATACTTGATGTTGCTAGGAATCCTGGCTGCAAGTATGACATACCAGACTGGTTTAAAACCACCAGGTGGCCTGTGGCAAGACAACAAAAATGGACACTCTGCTGGCAACCCCATCCTCCATGACATCAACAAGCACCGGTACCATGCTTTCTTTTACAACAACTCAACTTCCTTCATGGCCTCAATCGTAGTCGTTGTCATGCTGCTTCCATTGACGACATTTCACAATCACAATCTGCCACTTTGGCCGATGCATACAGCCATTTTACTGGATATGTTTAGCCTCCTTGTGGCCTATGCAGCAGGTAGTAATAGGAAGTGGGAAACCTCCAGAAATGTCATACTTCTCATCATCCCAGTGTTGGCCTACATTGCAGTCTACGCAACACTGTCAGTCTTCTACCATAGGAAAGACCAAAGTTCTAGTAATGAGAACGCCAATTCCGACGCCACTGATACAATGACCGACACCACTGCTTGA